In Sphingobium sp. Z007, one DNA window encodes the following:
- a CDS encoding DMT family transporter, with protein MITSPIWLPATLIAGAVQAWRTAIQRRVSHSLSINAAGLARYLYGIPFTLLLLGGYALLFPAPLPVIGSSFLLFCVGGGLAQIVATNLLIAAFKHRNFVVGTAYSKTEAVQGALLSFLLLGERLRPLTWAGIGCGVIGVMILSTGGRRMGPEDFLRALGQPAARAGIASGFFFALTAIGIRRATQAVGGDDRILAALLVLVATVLVQTLMQGAWLMAREPGEMRRVLASWRVSGQVGLLSALGSACWFTGFATAPVALVRIVGQVEVAFTMAFGHFYLKERLRRSEAAGLLLVVSGVALALMGAL; from the coding sequence ATGATTACATCCCCGATCTGGTTGCCCGCGACGCTGATCGCCGGGGCGGTGCAGGCGTGGCGCACTGCGATCCAGCGGCGCGTCAGCCACAGCCTGTCGATCAATGCGGCGGGGCTGGCCCGCTATCTGTACGGCATCCCCTTTACCCTGCTGCTGCTAGGCGGCTATGCCCTGCTCTTTCCCGCGCCACTGCCGGTGATCGGGTCCAGCTTCCTGCTCTTCTGCGTCGGCGGCGGGCTGGCGCAGATCGTCGCCACCAATTTGCTGATCGCCGCGTTCAAGCATCGCAATTTCGTGGTGGGCACCGCCTATTCCAAGACCGAGGCGGTGCAGGGCGCGCTGCTGTCCTTTCTGCTGCTGGGCGAACGGCTGCGTCCGCTGACCTGGGCCGGGATAGGGTGCGGCGTGATCGGCGTGATGATCCTGTCCACCGGGGGCAGGCGCATGGGACCGGAGGATTTCCTGCGCGCGCTGGGCCAACCGGCGGCAAGGGCCGGCATCGCGTCTGGATTTTTCTTCGCGCTGACCGCGATCGGCATCCGCCGGGCGACGCAGGCGGTGGGCGGAGACGACCGCATCCTTGCCGCGCTGCTGGTGCTGGTCGCCACGGTGCTGGTGCAGACGCTGATGCAGGGCGCCTGGCTGATGGCGCGCGAGCCGGGCGAGATGCGGCGGGTGTTGGCGAGCTGGCGAGTGTCGGGACAGGTTGGATTGCTGTCCGCGCTGGGCAGCGCCTGCTGGTTCACCGGCTTTGCCACCGCGCCCGTCGCGCTGGTGCGGATCGTGGGCCAGGTCGAAGTCGCCTTCACCATGGCGTTCGGCCATTTTTACCTGAAGGAACGGCTGCGGCGGAGCGAGGCGGCGGGATTGCTGCTGGTGGTGAGCGGCGTGGCGCTGGCGCTGATGGGCGCTTTATAA
- a CDS encoding DUF3667 domain-containing protein, with translation MTGEIEAAGDAINGGMLARAVEPGHGEAHDAGHGACRNCGAALSGNYCASCGQAAHLHRSFGAIGHDLAHGVLHFEGKIWTTLPELALRPGHLTRRYIQGERAKFVSPFALFLFSAFLMYAIFSLTSHGPEAGKMVQMDKGEIAELKEEEARADAQIATIQAELAAPGLSAARRESLTEDLAEAREERRGLTMASGLTDSLRSEGLNGGVAQTVGTAISAAAKNPEFAYYKLKANAYKFSWALILISLPFIWLLFPFSRRYKMYDHAIYITYSIAFMSLLFSVSMVLTMVHVTSGVVTLVLLLFAIWHMYRQFKDAYALSRMGALWRMPLLYGFACVSLSLFFTFLVMMA, from the coding sequence ATGACAGGGGAAATCGAAGCGGCAGGCGACGCGATCAACGGGGGCATGCTGGCGCGCGCGGTGGAGCCGGGTCATGGCGAAGCGCATGACGCAGGCCATGGCGCCTGCCGCAATTGCGGCGCGGCGCTATCCGGCAACTATTGCGCCAGTTGCGGACAGGCGGCGCATCTCCACCGCAGCTTCGGCGCGATCGGCCATGACCTGGCGCATGGCGTGCTGCATTTCGAGGGCAAAATCTGGACCACCCTGCCCGAACTGGCGCTGCGACCGGGGCATCTGACGCGGCGTTATATCCAGGGCGAGCGGGCGAAATTCGTGTCACCCTTCGCCCTGTTCCTGTTTTCAGCCTTCCTCATGTACGCGATTTTCTCGCTCACCAGCCATGGGCCGGAAGCCGGGAAAATGGTGCAGATGGACAAGGGCGAGATCGCCGAGTTGAAGGAGGAGGAGGCCCGGGCCGACGCCCAGATCGCAACGATCCAGGCGGAGCTGGCGGCGCCCGGCCTGTCGGCGGCGCGCAGGGAATCGCTGACCGAAGACCTGGCCGAGGCGCGCGAGGAACGCCGGGGGCTGACCATGGCAAGCGGCCTGACCGATTCACTGCGGAGCGAGGGCCTGAACGGCGGGGTAGCCCAGACCGTGGGCACGGCCATTAGCGCCGCCGCAAAGAACCCGGAGTTCGCCTATTATAAGCTCAAGGCCAACGCCTATAAATTCTCCTGGGCGCTGATCCTGATTTCGCTGCCCTTCATCTGGCTGCTCTTCCCGTTCAGCCGCCGCTACAAAATGTACGATCATGCGATCTACATTACCTATTCCATCGCCTTCATGTCGCTGCTCTTTTCGGTTTCGATGGTGCTGACCATGGTGCATGTGACCAGCGGGGTGGTAACGCTGGTCCTGCTGCTTTTCGCCATCTGGCATATGTATCGCCAGTTCAAGGACGCCTATGCTTTGTCACGGATGGGCGCTTTGTGGCGGATGCCCCTGCTCTATGGCTTTGCCTGCGTGTCGCTCTCGCTCTTCTTCACTTTCCTGGTGATGATGGCCTGA